In the genome of Natronorubrum sediminis, one region contains:
- a CDS encoding DUF4336 domain-containing protein, translating into MLTKRVDRLWTYEEPLQFFGVEIGRIMSVMKLSSGGLFVQSPARLTPKLEAALADLGEVRFVAPASKLHGHLYMEQYREAYPDAELLAAPGLPARRSDLRFDQVLGDTPDPRWATDIDQVVVAGHRWLTEVAYFHRPSRTAILGDIGFHIDEHHPLKTRLVARALRMYRRVSPPIELRATITNEATFRRSIQDVLAWDFDRVIPGHGTIVETGGKSAVIEGYDWLLE; encoded by the coding sequence ATGTTGACGAAGCGAGTCGATCGACTGTGGACGTACGAAGAACCGCTGCAATTCTTCGGCGTCGAAATCGGACGGATCATGTCGGTGATGAAGCTCTCGAGTGGCGGCCTGTTCGTCCAGTCGCCAGCCAGATTGACGCCGAAACTCGAGGCCGCACTCGCGGACCTCGGCGAGGTTCGATTCGTCGCCCCGGCGAGCAAACTACACGGTCACCTCTACATGGAACAGTACAGGGAGGCCTATCCCGACGCCGAGTTACTGGCTGCACCCGGTCTCCCTGCACGACGATCGGACCTGCGTTTCGATCAGGTACTCGGTGACACACCCGATCCGCGGTGGGCAACCGATATCGATCAGGTCGTCGTGGCCGGACATCGCTGGCTCACCGAAGTAGCGTACTTCCACCGACCGAGCCGAACGGCTATTCTCGGTGATATCGGTTTTCACATCGACGAGCATCATCCACTGAAAACCCGACTCGTCGCTCGAGCCCTTCGAATGTACAGGCGAGTGAGTCCGCCGATTGAATTGCGCGCGACGATCACGAACGAGGCGACCTTTCGCCGATCGATACAGGACGTCCTCGCGTGGGACTTCGATCGCGTCATCCCCGGGCACGGAACGATCGTCGAGACTGGGGGCAAATCGGCCGTTATCGAGGGCTACGACTGGCTGCTCGAGTAG
- a CDS encoding methionine adenosyltransferase produces MSERNIRIEPIDRRAVEDQDVEIVERKGIGHPDSICDGIAEAVAGALAREYLDRVGEVLHFNTDETQLVAGEAAPAFGGGEVVDPIYLLIVGRATKHYEGQTIPAETIALKAARAYLESEIPHLTYGEDIVVDVKLGEGSGDLQEVFGEDEVSVPMANDTSFGVGHAPLSETEQIVLEAEARLNGEFADEHPYLGTDVKLMGKREGDEIDVTVAAAMIDEHIADIDAYAEAVESVREFVEDVASEHTDRSVDVHVNTADDYEQGSIYLTVTGTSAEQGDDGSVGRGNRANGLITPNRSMSMEATSGKNPVNHIGKIYNLLSTEIAEQVVDEVDGIRDLRVRLLSQIGRPIDEPHVADIHIVTDDGVELGDVEDDVEAIVDDELANVTDITRRVIDGELSTF; encoded by the coding sequence ATGAGCGAGCGGAACATTCGGATCGAGCCAATCGACCGTCGAGCAGTCGAAGACCAGGACGTCGAGATCGTCGAGCGAAAGGGAATCGGGCACCCCGATTCCATCTGTGACGGCATCGCCGAAGCCGTCGCCGGAGCGTTGGCCCGCGAGTACTTAGATCGCGTCGGCGAAGTGCTTCACTTCAACACCGACGAGACGCAACTCGTCGCCGGCGAAGCCGCACCCGCATTCGGCGGCGGCGAAGTTGTCGACCCCATCTACCTCCTGATCGTCGGCCGTGCGACCAAACACTACGAAGGCCAGACGATCCCGGCCGAGACCATCGCGCTCAAAGCCGCTCGAGCGTACCTCGAGTCCGAGATCCCCCACCTCACTTACGGCGAGGACATCGTCGTCGACGTCAAACTCGGTGAGGGGAGCGGTGACCTGCAGGAAGTTTTCGGAGAAGACGAAGTGAGCGTCCCGATGGCCAACGACACGAGTTTCGGCGTCGGTCACGCCCCGCTCAGCGAAACCGAGCAGATCGTGCTCGAGGCCGAGGCCCGGCTGAACGGCGAATTCGCCGACGAACACCCGTATCTCGGCACCGACGTGAAGCTGATGGGCAAACGCGAGGGCGACGAGATCGACGTCACCGTCGCGGCGGCGATGATCGATGAGCACATCGCGGACATCGACGCGTACGCGGAGGCCGTCGAATCCGTCCGGGAGTTCGTCGAGGACGTGGCGAGCGAGCACACCGACCGGTCGGTCGACGTGCACGTCAACACGGCCGACGACTACGAACAGGGCTCGATTTATCTGACCGTCACCGGCACCTCTGCCGAGCAGGGCGACGACGGCTCGGTCGGCCGCGGCAACCGCGCGAACGGCCTCATCACCCCGAATCGCTCGATGTCGATGGAAGCGACGAGCGGCAAGAACCCGGTCAACCACATCGGGAAGATCTACAACCTGCTCTCGACTGAGATCGCAGAACAGGTCGTCGACGAGGTCGACGGCATCCGCGACCTGCGCGTCCGCCTTCTCTCACAGATCGGCCGACCGATCGACGAACCCCACGTCGCCGACATTCACATCGTCACCGACGACGGCGTCGAACTCGGCGACGTCGAGGACGATGTCGAAGCCATCGTCGACGACGAACTCGCCAACGTCACCGACATCACCCGCCGCGTGATCGACGGCGAACTCTCGACGTTCTAA
- the cyaB gene encoding class IV adenylate cyclase: MYEVEVKVPADLETVRTRLEALEATREGALVQRDTYYDAPHRTFAETDEALRIRRESDAESDVEETRVTYKGPLLDNESKSREEFETAVADDDTFDAILTNLGFEPAATVHKDRERFDLEGFTITLDLVDDVGEYVEVETDVEDEADLESARESVYAVLERLELDPDEQIRTSYLGLLLDS, encoded by the coding sequence ATGTACGAAGTCGAAGTGAAGGTTCCCGCCGACCTCGAGACCGTTCGAACCCGACTCGAGGCACTCGAGGCGACGCGGGAGGGGGCACTCGTTCAGCGAGATACGTACTACGATGCGCCCCACCGGACTTTTGCCGAAACCGACGAAGCACTACGAATTCGTCGAGAGTCAGACGCCGAATCGGACGTCGAGGAGACGAGAGTGACCTACAAGGGACCGCTCCTCGACAACGAATCCAAGAGCCGCGAGGAGTTCGAAACGGCAGTCGCAGACGACGACACGTTCGATGCGATCCTTACGAACCTCGGGTTCGAACCCGCTGCAACGGTTCACAAAGACCGCGAGCGATTCGACCTCGAGGGGTTCACGATCACGCTCGATTTGGTGGACGATGTAGGTGAGTACGTCGAAGTCGAGACCGACGTCGAGGACGAAGCCGACCTCGAGTCGGCCCGCGAGTCGGTGTATGCGGTGCTCGAACGCCTCGAACTCGATCCCGACGAACAGATCCGAACGTCGTATCTGGGGCTGTTACTCGACTCGTGA
- a CDS encoding FKBP-type peptidyl-prolyl cis-trans isomerase, with translation MTEDQEAELEEQADDVDESADEDAQEGLQTGDFVEIEYTAYTVEDEQLVDTTDPEVAEEEGVDDQGQEFKPRTIVLGEGHIFEGVEEALTGSEAGDSGTVTIDAEEAFGEYDPDDVQTVSAEKIDEDDRYPGANVQVDGQQGYISTIIGGRARVDFNHPLAGEDVEYEYEILAEVDDREQQAAGLFEMFLGMEPDLWIETDEVEEEVPVEPDEDEDEDAEPEFETEVVEKETLYLEATPQMTMNQQWMMGKQQIGQQVIDQIGVDRVIVQEVIDGMGMGGMGGMMGGMGGMGGGDIEEALEDADVDADEIVEELEGAEE, from the coding sequence ATGACCGAGGATCAGGAGGCCGAACTCGAGGAGCAGGCCGATGACGTTGACGAATCAGCAGACGAAGACGCCCAGGAGGGGCTTCAAACGGGCGATTTCGTCGAAATCGAATACACCGCGTACACCGTCGAGGACGAGCAACTCGTCGACACGACGGATCCCGAGGTCGCCGAAGAAGAAGGCGTCGACGATCAGGGCCAGGAGTTCAAGCCCCGAACGATCGTTCTCGGTGAGGGCCACATCTTCGAAGGCGTCGAGGAGGCACTCACTGGCAGCGAAGCCGGCGACTCCGGTACCGTGACGATCGACGCCGAAGAGGCATTCGGCGAGTACGACCCCGACGACGTCCAGACGGTTAGCGCCGAGAAGATCGACGAAGACGACCGCTACCCCGGCGCAAACGTGCAAGTCGACGGCCAGCAGGGCTACATCAGCACGATTATCGGCGGCCGCGCTCGCGTCGACTTCAACCACCCACTCGCCGGCGAAGACGTCGAGTACGAGTACGAGATTCTCGCGGAAGTCGACGACCGCGAACAGCAGGCTGCCGGCCTGTTCGAGATGTTCCTCGGCATGGAACCAGACCTCTGGATCGAGACCGACGAGGTCGAAGAGGAAGTTCCCGTCGAACCCGACGAAGACGAGGACGAGGACGCAGAACCTGAGTTCGAAACCGAGGTCGTCGAGAAAGAGACGCTCTACCTCGAGGCCACGCCACAGATGACCATGAACCAGCAGTGGATGATGGGCAAACAACAGATCGGTCAGCAGGTCATCGACCAGATCGGTGTCGACCGCGTCATCGTCCAGGAAGTCATCGACGGCATGGGTATGGGTGGAATGGGCGGCATGATGGGCGGTATGGGCGGCATGGGCGGCGGCGACATCGAGGAAGCCCTCGAGGACGCCGACGTCGACGCCGACGAAATTGTCGAGGAACTCGAAGGCGCAGAAGAGTAA
- a CDS encoding RAD55 family ATPase: MAGRLETGIDVLDRKLEGGLPTGCVVAYTAEPASQSELLLYELTAARGTLYLSTERSDEAVNRAIEASPSSVGSPTVRHVTSDDPLEEATQLIGALPDGANLIVDTMDLLERADPTEYVTFLNELKTQMIETGSIAILHCLKGNDVPKSRPRTLHAADAVFDLRTKIAGTELENHLTIPKFREGKQPTEAIKLELVEEVAIDTSRDIA; this comes from the coding sequence ATGGCGGGTCGGCTGGAGACTGGAATCGACGTGTTGGATCGGAAACTCGAGGGTGGGTTACCGACAGGGTGTGTCGTCGCCTACACTGCCGAGCCAGCGAGCCAGTCGGAACTTCTCTTGTACGAACTCACGGCCGCCCGCGGGACCCTGTACCTCTCGACCGAACGCTCCGACGAGGCAGTCAATCGAGCAATCGAAGCCTCGCCGTCATCAGTCGGCAGTCCGACCGTTCGACACGTCACCAGCGACGACCCACTCGAGGAAGCGACCCAGTTGATCGGCGCGTTGCCCGACGGCGCGAATCTCATCGTCGACACGATGGATCTCCTCGAGCGAGCCGACCCGACCGAGTACGTCACCTTTCTCAACGAACTCAAGACGCAGATGATCGAGACCGGTTCGATCGCCATCTTACACTGTCTCAAAGGGAACGATGTTCCTAAAAGTCGGCCACGGACACTCCACGCCGCGGATGCCGTCTTCGACTTGCGAACGAAAATCGCCGGCACGGAACTCGAAAATCATCTCACGATCCCAAAATTCCGCGAGGGCAAACAGCCGACCGAAGCGATCAAACTCGAACTCGTCGAAGAAGTCGCGATCGACACGAGCCGAGATATTGCGTAA
- the pyrB gene encoding aspartate carbamoyltransferase, with amino-acid sequence MRHDHLITSKQLSRADIETVLDRAAEIDADPSTVADRHANTLLGLLFFEPSTRTKMSFETAMKRLGGDVVDMGSIESSSVKKGETLADTVRVIEGYADALVLRHPRQGAATMASEFVDVPLLNAGDGAGHHPTQTMLDLYTIRENAGLDDLTIGIMGDLKYGRTVHSLAHALTNFDARQHFISPESLQLPREVVYDLHQSDDGPGIREHEALEEVLPSLDVLYVTRIQRERFPDESEYQKVAGEYQIDLETLEAAADDLTVMHPLPRVDEIAPEIDDTTHAAYFDQAHNGVPVRMALLDLLLTDGGDLDE; translated from the coding sequence ATGCGCCACGATCACCTCATCACGAGCAAACAACTCTCGCGGGCGGACATCGAGACGGTCCTCGACCGAGCGGCCGAGATCGATGCCGACCCATCGACGGTCGCCGACCGACACGCGAACACGTTGCTCGGCTTGCTCTTTTTCGAGCCGAGTACGCGGACGAAGATGAGCTTCGAAACCGCCATGAAACGCCTCGGAGGCGACGTCGTCGACATGGGTTCGATCGAATCCTCGAGCGTCAAGAAAGGCGAGACGCTCGCCGATACGGTCCGCGTTATCGAAGGTTACGCGGACGCACTCGTCTTGCGCCATCCTCGCCAAGGGGCGGCGACGATGGCCAGCGAGTTCGTCGACGTGCCACTGTTGAACGCCGGTGACGGTGCTGGACACCACCCGACACAGACGATGCTCGATCTCTACACGATCCGCGAAAACGCCGGGCTGGACGATCTAACGATCGGGATCATGGGTGACCTGAAGTACGGCCGGACGGTTCACTCGCTGGCCCACGCCCTGACGAACTTCGACGCACGCCAGCACTTTATCAGCCCGGAGAGCCTCCAGTTGCCCCGCGAGGTCGTCTACGACCTTCATCAATCCGACGACGGTCCGGGAATCCGTGAACACGAGGCGCTCGAGGAGGTATTGCCGTCGCTCGACGTCCTCTACGTGACCAGAATCCAGCGCGAACGCTTCCCCGACGAATCCGAGTACCAGAAGGTCGCGGGTGAGTACCAGATCGACCTCGAGACGCTCGAGGCTGCAGCGGACGATTTGACGGTGATGCATCCGCTTCCCCGCGTCGACGAGATCGCACCCGAGATCGACGACACGACTCACGCGGCGTACTTCGATCAGGCACACAACGGGGTGCCGGTTCGGATGGCGTTGTTGGATCTGTTGCTCACGGACGGAGGTGATCTCGATGAGTGA
- the pyrI gene encoding aspartate carbamoyltransferase regulatory subunit, whose amino-acid sequence MSDDGANGETGGDHQLRVSKIRSGTVIDHVRGGQALNVLAILGIDGSEGEELSIGMNVPSDRLARKDIVKVEGRELSQDEVDVLSLIAPESTINIVRDYDVIEKHRVDRPELVEGVLSCPNSGCITTGDEPVTSTFDVLEDGVRCAYCETIVRTGIASLIDT is encoded by the coding sequence ATGAGTGACGATGGGGCCAACGGCGAGACGGGCGGCGACCACCAGTTACGCGTCAGCAAGATCCGAAGCGGAACCGTCATCGATCACGTTCGGGGTGGGCAGGCGCTGAACGTACTGGCGATTCTCGGCATCGACGGCAGCGAGGGTGAGGAGCTTTCGATCGGAATGAACGTCCCCTCGGATCGGCTCGCGCGAAAAGACATCGTCAAAGTCGAAGGGCGAGAGCTCAGCCAAGACGAAGTAGACGTGCTCTCGCTCATCGCCCCCGAGTCGACGATCAACATCGTTCGGGATTACGACGTGATCGAAAAGCACCGCGTCGATCGCCCGGAACTCGTTGAAGGCGTCCTCTCGTGTCCAAATTCGGGGTGTATTACGACCGGCGACGAACCGGTTACGTCCACGTTCGACGTGCTCGAGGACGGAGTCAGATGTGCGTATTGCGAGACGATCGTCCGCACCGGGATCGCCTCGTTAATCGACACCTGA
- a CDS encoding enoyl-CoA hydratase/isomerase family protein: protein MHVERDDGVRRIFFDRPAALNAMTKETAVNLAETIEETSPDEYHAIVLTGEGDAFSAGGDLESLSNFPDTARDAYESVSDTFGRVVEAMLESDVPIVAKVNGDAIGAGLALVALADIAYASEDATFSCAFVRVGLIPDTGATFMLPHIVGLRAAKKLAFTGEFFDAERAADLELINEAVPADELDERVEQDVARLRKAPTAIVGMMKQAMHENMTRHWSEALDYENQLQVQARTSDAHEEGVTAFLENREPEFDT from the coding sequence ATGCACGTCGAACGCGACGACGGAGTCCGCCGAATTTTCTTCGACCGACCAGCGGCACTCAACGCAATGACGAAAGAGACCGCCGTGAATCTCGCAGAGACGATCGAGGAGACGTCTCCGGACGAGTATCACGCAATCGTCCTCACCGGCGAGGGCGACGCGTTCAGTGCCGGAGGCGACCTCGAGTCGCTCTCTAACTTTCCGGACACGGCGCGAGACGCGTACGAGTCGGTCTCCGACACCTTCGGCCGCGTCGTCGAGGCGATGCTCGAGTCGGACGTCCCGATCGTTGCGAAAGTCAACGGCGATGCAATCGGTGCAGGACTGGCACTCGTCGCCCTCGCAGACATCGCCTACGCGAGCGAGGACGCGACGTTCTCGTGTGCGTTCGTCCGCGTTGGACTCATTCCTGATACCGGCGCCACGTTCATGCTGCCCCACATCGTCGGTCTTCGGGCCGCGAAGAAACTCGCGTTCACCGGCGAGTTTTTCGACGCCGAACGGGCGGCCGACCTCGAGTTAATCAACGAGGCCGTTCCAGCCGACGAACTCGACGAGCGCGTCGAGCAAGACGTCGCTCGGCTTCGAAAGGCACCGACGGCCATCGTCGGCATGATGAAACAGGCGATGCACGAGAACATGACGCGTCACTGGTCGGAAGCCCTCGATTACGAGAATCAACTGCAGGTACAGGCCCGGACGTCGGACGCCCACGAGGAAGGAGTCACGGCGTTCCTCGAAAACCGGGAGCCAGAATTCGACACCTAA
- a CDS encoding helix-turn-helix domain-containing protein has protein sequence MTSIADIEISADGTGTGELFDAIPSLTCEMERVIASSGHGLWLSGPSQEAIEDALTEASGIESYTLISTDDGRWLYDLQFNNATTDVFELILEEQGTVLSASASSGTWLLSIRFADRESVSSLYDRLDEAEITPTIVRLFDLADETHTQCGLTARQYETLVAAIDHGYFEIPREVSMQELSEELDISHQALSERLRRAYRALVTSELNVSEDETVAPPMPSD, from the coding sequence ATGACATCGATCGCAGACATCGAGATTTCGGCAGACGGGACCGGAACCGGTGAATTGTTCGACGCAATTCCATCGCTCACCTGCGAGATGGAACGGGTAATCGCTTCGAGCGGCCACGGACTCTGGCTCTCGGGGCCTTCACAGGAAGCAATCGAGGACGCCCTGACGGAAGCGTCAGGCATCGAATCGTACACACTCATTTCCACCGACGACGGTCGGTGGCTGTACGATCTCCAGTTCAACAACGCCACGACCGACGTCTTCGAGTTGATCCTCGAGGAGCAGGGAACGGTCCTGAGCGCGTCGGCCTCGAGTGGCACGTGGCTGCTGAGCATTCGATTTGCCGACCGCGAGAGCGTCAGTTCGCTCTACGACAGACTCGACGAGGCGGAGATCACGCCGACGATCGTTCGCCTGTTCGACCTCGCAGATGAGACGCACACGCAGTGTGGGCTCACGGCGCGACAGTACGAAACGCTCGTGGCGGCGATCGACCACGGCTACTTCGAAATTCCGCGTGAGGTTTCGATGCAGGAACTCTCGGAGGAACTCGACATCTCACACCAGGCCCTCTCGGAGCGACTCCGCCGGGCCTACCGCGCACTCGTCACCTCGGAACTCAACGTCTCCGAGGACGAAACCGTCGCCCCGCCGATGCCATCGGATTGA
- a CDS encoding HalOD1 output domain-containing protein → MVSHDDRPRLHDDCVEIRTVREDGESVTHMILRGLARSKNVPVSQLDSLYDDVETESVGDLLAHSRETDSNVSVTFTTDDHTVVVTSEDCVCIRDPDRAHSSFNEKN, encoded by the coding sequence ATGGTCTCCCACGATGACCGCCCTCGACTACACGACGACTGTGTAGAGATCCGGACCGTTCGTGAGGACGGTGAATCTGTGACACACATGATTCTGCGAGGACTGGCCCGAAGCAAAAACGTTCCCGTGTCACAACTCGATTCGCTCTACGACGACGTCGAAACGGAGTCGGTAGGTGATTTACTCGCCCATTCGAGAGAGACTGATTCGAACGTCAGTGTCACGTTTACGACTGACGACCACACCGTCGTTGTCACCAGCGAGGACTGCGTCTGTATTCGTGACCCTGATCGAGCACACTCGAGTTTCAACGAGAAAAACTAG